The following proteins are encoded in a genomic region of Candidatus Bathyarchaeota archaeon:
- a CDS encoding M55 family metallopeptidase — MKIFIMTDLEGASGVAGRWSDIDPGGREHEVARRLLTGDVNAAVEGAFEAGADEVVVLDGHGAALTILIEELDPRARLIRGRRVLELEGLDESFDLMFAVGAHAMAGTPDGLLTHTLSTAINNVWLNGVLVGEIGLWAALAGDFNVPIGLVTGDAAAVREAKNLLKQVCTVAVKEATSRFAAKCLHPKVSKRLIKEAAIKAVKKVEEFTPFKPERPIELKVEFHDSEAAERVSQRKGVVKIDGRTVSAKGESMLEVYSLILG; from the coding sequence ATGAAGATATTCATCATGACCGACCTAGAAGGAGCATCTGGAGTAGCGGGTCGTTGGTCGGATATAGACCCTGGAGGTAGGGAACATGAGGTTGCGAGGAGGCTTCTAACGGGTGATGTTAACGCAGCCGTCGAAGGGGCTTTCGAGGCGGGTGCCGACGAAGTGGTCGTTTTAGACGGTCACGGAGCTGCCTTAACCATACTCATCGAGGAGCTTGACCCTAGGGCTCGGCTGATAAGAGGGCGTAGAGTCCTTGAGCTCGAGGGTTTAGACGAAAGCTTCGACTTGATGTTTGCCGTGGGAGCACACGCTATGGCGGGCACTCCAGACGGGCTTCTTACCCATACTTTGTCTACAGCGATAAACAACGTTTGGCTGAACGGTGTTCTGGTCGGGGAGATCGGGCTTTGGGCGGCTCTTGCCGGTGATTTTAACGTTCCCATAGGGTTGGTGACCGGGGATGCTGCGGCCGTACGTGAAGCTAAAAATCTCCTAAAACAGGTATGTACGGTTGCCGTTAAGGAGGCTACGAGTAGGTTTGCGGCGAAATGTCTTCATCCCAAGGTCTCCAAAAGACTGATCAAGGAAGCTGCGATTAAGGCTGTTAAGAAGGTCGAGGAGTTTACTCCGTTTAAACCTGAGAGACCGATTGAACTTAAAGTCGAGTTTCACGATAGCGAAGCTGCGGAGCGGGTCTCCCAAAGGAAAGGCGTTGTCAAAATAGATGGAAGAACTGTTTCAGCTAAAGGCGAAAGTATGCTCGAAGTGTACTCGCTTATCTTGGGCTAG